In one Drosophila pseudoobscura strain MV-25-SWS-2005 chromosome X, UCI_Dpse_MV25, whole genome shotgun sequence genomic region, the following are encoded:
- the Hip1 gene encoding huntingtin-interacting protein 1 translates to MSTLAEKDFYQLTVSTNKALNGLEAPLKTKHARSIIIMIHKTKEAKTFWNTISRQSLMQSRFTAWKFCHLLHKVLREAPPCAIKHSQSHKKMILEVGKMWGLLQDDIGLCINAYCKLLVTKLNFHEKNTFPGSLIISFKEISKAADRDLNYFFQLCVEIFDYLEDIIALQLQIFSSINTYRMSSMTQQGQCRLAPMICLIQDSNSLYDNSVRIMFKLHENLPNDVLSGHRDRFNGLFLKLKVFYENVRPLQYFKSLILVPELPESSPNFSSQVDFSSYIPPVVYVEPEPDPIVEDLVETSCPSEPDDGQMQQQLNALEGIINEKEATIEDLKLTLNSLQQNFDELGQSYQHEVLEMQKANALLSNDLLISRQMCENIRMQNDDLELQLNKNPMLIQKVMEEEEKQKQSSEKFNKLKLLYTQIRDEHIKLLREQSESTKVLNKEKQTNSELLLQTKVLNNEILKIKGDVEEKNKTNFDLLQQIEDQKEQLSQLESVRNEIKEQFDNVVKQKEIQELDSISTSERLSENCLIIEKLNASLNEAQEKVSIAESQISLKNEEILQHLKAHETEKETLLSQNEQLKLEHKATFEDQNKQLLETINSLKQKETSLQELTEAFALLKQEFDNVTKQKEIQELDSISTSERLNENSLVIEKLNASLNEAQEKVSIAESQISLKNEEMLQHLKAHETEKETLLSQNEQLKLEHKASFEDQNKQLLETINSLKQKETSLQESTVALTLLKQEQLSVTQQYEDLQGRHAALEEKFHQTTKQVDAITESYENCHSNLNDVRKLVVQTVKDICNSKLSDSAEQPLDAIPKITTEMDGLIVTFISSPDLQKASSIKGLQAAMFFGYAFIKLYEQCDVVYKSTTEIETGQDILMKASSICSDICTFFQYSLNDEPREKETHKALSDVQSKLSDIRKLVDKIKQTFEKKIDFDKLLEIELREMDSAIDEAASKIINLLAKAREKDDKTNLEVNGKIVDACTTLMECVKVLILKSRVLQQEIVASQKGNASANEFYRRNSQWSDGLISASKSVAKAANYLVDAANNAIESESGKNFELIVAAQEIAACTAQMVIASKVKANRNSQNLTDLTKASRNVTQATGTLVATVKDCNSQLEELNEKELSNLTPSQIKTMEMEIHVKVLETEQALQTQRLKLSAFRREHYKNTDY, encoded by the exons ATGTCGACGCTTGCCGAAAAGGACTTTTACCAGTTG ACTGTCAGCACAAACAAAGCTTTAAATGGTTTGGAGGCACCATTAAAAACGAAACATGCTCGAtccattattattatgataCATAAAACCAAAGAAGCAAAAACATTTTGGAACACCATCTCCCGGCAGTCCTTAATGCAAAGCAGATTCACCGCCTGGAAGTTTTGCCATTTGCTGCACAAGGTGCTAAGAGAGGCTCCTCCATGTGCTATAAAACACTCTCAGAGTCACAAGAAAATGATCCTTGAAGTGGGCAAAATGTGGGGTCTTCTGCAAGACGATATTGGACTCTGTATAAACGCCTACTGCAAGCTCCTGGTCACAAAACTAAATTTCCACgaaaaaaacacttttcccGGATCCCTAATAATTTCGTTCAAGGAAATTTCGAAAGCTGCCGATCGTGATTTAAATTACTT CTTTCAATTGTGTGTGGAGATCTTCGATTATTTGGAGGATATAATTGCACTGCAgttacaaatattttcttccATAAATACCTACCGAATGTCGTCCATGACTCAGCAGGGTCAATGTAGACTGGCACCCATGATTTGTCTCATTCAAGACTCGAACTCCCTCTACGATAATAGCGTAAGGATTATGTTTAAACTCCATGAAAACCTACCGAACGACGTCCTGAGCGGCCACAGGGATAGGTTTAATGGTTTATTTTTGAAGTTGAAAGTCTTTTATGAAAATGTGCGACCGCTTCAGTATTTTAAAAGCTTAATTTTGGTTCCGGAATTGCCCGAATCCAGTCCAAATTTCAGTTCACAAGTTGATTTCAGTAGTTATATACCGCCAGTGGTCTATGTGGAACCAGAGCCCGATCCAATTGTTGAAGATCTTGTTGAGACCAGCTGTCCCTCAGAGCCAGATGATGgccaaatgcagcagcagttgaaTGCACTCGAAGGCATTATAAATGAGAAAGAAGCTACGATTGAAGATCTTAAATTAACATTGAATTcattacaacaaaatttcgaTGAGCTTGGACAGAGCTACCAACATGAAGTGCTCGAAATGCAGAAAGCCAATGCCCTCTTATCGAATGATCTGCTAATATCAAGGCAAATGTGTGAAAACATACGGATGCAAAATGATGATCTTGAGCttcaattaaacaaaaatccaATGCTAATAC AAAAGGTAAtggaagaagaggaaaagcAGAAACAATCTTCGGAAAAGTTTAACAAACTGAAATTGCTGTACACGCAAATTCGGGATGAGCATATTAAATTATTGCGTGAA CAAAGTGAATCCACAAAGGTTTTAAATAAAGAGAAGCAAACCAACTCTGAGCTACTATTGCAAACAAAAGTCCTCAACAATGAGatactaaaaataaaaggcGATGTTGAGGAAAAGAACAAGACCAACTTTGATTTGTTGCAACAAATAGAGGACCAAAAGGAGCAGCTTTCGCAGCTGGAATCGGTTAGGAATGAGATAAAGGAGCAATTTGATAATGTAGTAAAGCAAAAGGAAATACAAGAGCTGGATTCTATTTCGACGTCTGAGAGATTGAGTGAAAATTGTTTGATAATTGAGAAACTGAATGCGTCTCTAAATGAGGCCCAGGAAAAGGTTTCAATTGCTGAAAGCCAAATAAGTTtgaaaaacgaagaaataCTACAGCACTTAAAAGCGCATGAAACAGAAAAGGAAACGCTTCTGTCACAGAATGAGCAACTAAAGCTGGAGCATAAAGCGACCTTTGAGGatcaaaataaacaattgCTGGAAACTATAAATAGCCTAAAGCAAAAGGAAACTTCCCTGCAG GAATTAACAGAAGCTTTTGCGCTACTAAAGCAGGAATTCGATAATGTAACCAAGCAAAAGGAAATACAAGAGCTGGATTCTATTTCAACGTCTGAGAGATTGAACGAAAATAGTTTGGTAATTGAGAAACTGAATGCGTCTCTAAATGAGGCGCAGGAAAAGGTTTCAATTGCTGAAAGCCAAATAAGTTtgaaaaacgaagaaatgCTGCAGCACTTAAAAGCGCATGAAACAGAAAAGGAAACGCTTCTATCACAGAATGAGCAACTAAAGCTGGAGCATAAAGCGAGCTTTGAGGatcaaaataaacaattgCTGGAAACTATAAATAGCCTGAAGCAGAAGGAAACTTCCCTACAA GAATCTACAGTGGCTCTTACGCTCCTAAAGCAGGAACAGCTCTCGGTGACACAACAATACGAGGACTTGCAGGGCAGGCATGCGGCTCTGGAAGAGAAGTTCCATCAAACAACGAAACAAGTGGATGCTATTACTGAATCATATGAAAACTGTCATTCCAATCTTAACGATGTTAGAAAACTGGTAGTTCAAACTGTGAAGGACATTTGCAATTCCAAATTGAGTGATTCCGCCGAACAGCCCTTAGATGCTATACCAAAAATCACAACAGAAATGGATGGGCTCATAGTTACATTCATTTCCTCGCCTGATTTACAAAAGGCTTCGTCCATTAAGGGCTTGCAGGCAGCTATGTTCTTTGGATATgcatttattaaattatatgaGCAGTGCGATGTGGTCTACAAGTCTACAACAGAGATTGAGACGGGTCAAG ATATTTTAATGAAAGCATCATCCATATGCTCAGACATCTGCACCTTTTTCCAATATTCTCTCAACGACGAACCGAGGGAAAAGGAAACGCATAAGGCTTTAAGCGATGTACAATCGAAACTGTCGGATATACGTAAATTAGTTGATAAAATTAAACAGACATTTGAGAAAAAGATTGACTTCGATAAGCTGCTCGAAATAGAGCTTCGAGAGATGGATAGTGCGATCGATGAGGCAGCCTCAAAGATTATTAACCTGTTGGCAAAGGCCCGCGAGAAAGATGACAAAACCAACCTGGAAGTCAATGggaaaattgtggatgcaTGCACGACCCTAATGGAATGTGTTAAAGTCCTAATTTTAAAATCGCGTGTGCTTCAGCAGGAAATCGTCGCATCTCAAAAAG GAAATGCGAGTGCTAATGAATTTTATAGGCGCAACAGTCAGTGGTCGGACGGGTTAATATCGGCTTCAAAAAGCGTAGCTAAGGCTGCGAATTATCTAGTTGATGCTGCCAATAATGCCATTGAAAGTGAATCTGGGAAGAACTTTGAGCTCATAGTCGCTGCCCAGGAAATTGCTGCCTGCACTGCCCAGATGGTTATTGCAAGTAAAGTCAAGGCTAATCGTAATAGCCAAAATCTGACAGACTTGACCAAAGCATCGCGGAACGTAACTCAGGCCACTGGGACGTTGGTGGCCACTGTTAAAGATTGTAACTCCCAACTAGAAGAACTAAACGAGAAGGAGCTTTCCAATCTAACACCATCCCAAATAAAGaccatggaaatggaaatccaCGTTAAGGTTCTCGAAACAGAGCAGGCACTGCAGACACAACGCTTAAAATTGTCGGCGTTTAGGAGGGAGCACTACAAGAACACAGATTACTAA